Below is a window of Streptomyces sp. ITFR-16 DNA.
ACAGGTCCAGAGGCACCACCATCCCGGGCAGCACGACCTCGTCGTCGAGCGGCAGCACAGGCAAGGTGAGCGGTGTGACCGCATTGGACTCAGTAGCCATGATCTCCCCTTCGGCAGTCAAGTTGAGCTATGCAGACTCAATGCTCGTGAGCCCCTCAATGTTCCCCGAGGGGTGTTCGCTCTGAGCGATCAACCGGTGGCCACCGCGTTCCTCCGGTGCAACGCCGCAGGGCGCTCCGCGATTTCCGGGCGGCTCAGGGCCTGAAACCCCGTGGAGGACGGCCCCCGCGCCGGACAGGATGGCGTCATGACCGATTCCCCGCTCCCCGCACAGGCCCTGCTCGTCGTGGACGTACAGAAGGCCGGGGTGACCGGCGACCGCGCCGTGCCCGGGGCCGCCGTGCTGCTGGAGCGCACGGCGGACCTGCTGGCCCGGGCCCGCGCGGCCGGCGCCCTCGTCGTGCACCTCCAGAACGACGGCGAACCCGGTGCGGACGACGCGCCGCACACCCCCGGCTGGGCGCTCCACCTCCCCGTGCAGGCGGGACCCGCCGAGTGCGTGATCCGCAAGACCTGGGACGACGGCTTCCAGGAGACCGCCCTGGGCGAGGTACTGACGGAAGCCGGCGTCGGGCCGCTGGCCGTCTGCGGGCTCATGTCGGAGATGTGCGTCCAGGCCACGGCCCGCACCGCCCTGGCCCGGGGCCACCGGGTCGTGCTCCCGTACGACGCCCACGCCACGCACGACGTCCCGGCGGCCCCCGGCATCAGCGAGGCGGTGCCCGCCGCCGTGGTGTCCCGGGTCGCCGCCTGGGCGATCAGCGCGGACGCCGACGTCACTACGGCGGCGGTGGACGTGGTGTTCGAGGCAC
It encodes the following:
- a CDS encoding isochorismatase family protein, with protein sequence MTDSPLPAQALLVVDVQKAGVTGDRAVPGAAVLLERTADLLARARAAGALVVHLQNDGEPGADDAPHTPGWALHLPVQAGPAECVIRKTWDDGFQETALGEVLTEAGVGPLAVCGLMSEMCVQATARTALARGHRVVLPYDAHATHDVPAAPGISEAVPAAVVSRVAAWAISADADVTTAAVDVVFEAPSGSGYPLARARADATG